In Molothrus aeneus isolate 106 unplaced genomic scaffold, BPBGC_Maene_1.0 scaffold_34, whole genome shotgun sequence, a single window of DNA contains:
- the LOC136570527 gene encoding LOW QUALITY PROTEIN: serine/threonine-protein kinase pim-1-like (The sequence of the model RefSeq protein was modified relative to this genomic sequence to represent the inferred CDS: inserted 2 bases in 1 codon) produces the protein MSSSSSSSLSSSSSSSSSSSSSSCATENLRSLSPHARLGHAPGPPPAPGGAAPCPAPGVPPRSRLRLALAVLAVVLLGRHQWPGLGRHHLPLAPPGPSPALAPAPAPPGARGGQRRRGRSHRLRCGLPGPSSTARQRSRRPRAAAVPFPGANAWAWPAQGMSQSLARWKPPGRLEGEWAWGQRRPDGTSAPLEIVLLXPMSTGFPGVVQLLEWLELPNNTLMVLERSERCQDLQHFIGARGFLPEEVVRELFRQVLEAVRRCTSCGVLHRDIKPENILLDLHTGQAKLTDFGCGTYLQDTAYTHFAGTQSYSPPEWTHFGWYYGKPAPIWSLGTLLHQMVCGEHPFRRGQNISWDHQLSLPQGLPQECQDLIRQCLSMLDLERPSLEELLCHPWMQDIHLP, from the exons tctCTCTCTCCCCATGCCCGGCTGGGCCatgcccccggcccgcccccggccccgggcggggctgccccgtgcccggccccggGCGTCCCGCCGCGGTCTCGCCTCCGGCTGGCTCTGGCCGTGCTGGcggtggtgctgctgggcaggcatCAGTggccggggctggggcggcATCACCTCCCTTTGGCTCCGCCTGGCCCGAGCCCGGCcctggccccggccccggctcctcCCGGTGCCCGCGGAGGACAGAGGCGGCGCGGCCGCTCCCACCGCCTCCGCTGCGGATTGCCCGGCCCGAGCTCCACCGCTCGGCAGCGCAGCCGCCGGCCCCGAGCCGCCGCTGTCCCGTTCCCGGGAGCGAACGCCTGGGCATGGCCGGCCCAGGGCATGAGCCAGAGCCTGGCACGGTGGAAGCCACCAGGACGCCTTGAGGGAGAGTGGGCGTGGGGCCAGCGCAGG CCTGACGGCACCAGTGCACCCCTGGAGATCGTTCTGCT GCCAATGTCCACTGGCTTCCCTGGTGTGGTCCAGCTGCTGGAGTGGCTTGAGCTCCCCAACAACACCTTGATGGTGCTGGAGCGCTCGGAACGGTGTCAGGACCTGCAGCATTTCATTGGGGCACGGGGGTTCCTCCCCGAGGAGGTGGTGCGGGAGCTGTtccgccaggtgctggaggccgtgCGGCGCTGCACCAGCTGCGGGGTCCTGCACAGGGACATCAAACCAGAGAACATCCTGCTTGACCTGCACACTGGGCAGGCCAAATTGACTGACTTTGGCTGTGGCACCTACCTGCAAGACACAGCCTACACTCACTTTGCAG GAACACAGTCATACAGCCCCCCAGAATGGACCCACTTTGGCTGGTACTATGGCAAGCCAGCtcccatctggtccctgggcacgCTGCTGCACCAGATGGTCTGCGGGGAGCACCCTTTCAGGAGGGGCCAGAACATCAGCTGGGACCATCAGCTCTCGCTGCCACAAGGGCTCCCTCAGG agtgCCAAGATCTGATCAGGCAGTGTTTATCCATGCTGGACTTGGAAAGACCCTCattggaagagctgctctgtcatCCTTGGATGCAGGATATTCATCTGCcctag